Proteins found in one Panthera tigris isolate Pti1 chromosome B3, P.tigris_Pti1_mat1.1, whole genome shotgun sequence genomic segment:
- the SALL2 gene encoding sal-like protein 2 isoform X1, with the protein MSRRKQRKPQQLISDCEGPSASENGDASEEDHPQVCAKCCAQFTDPTEFLAHQNACSTDPPVMVIIGGQENPNNSSTSSEPRAEGQTSPRVMEAEHNNPPDSGSSVPTDPTWGPERRVEEPAGHFLVAATGTAAGGGGGLILASPKLGATPLPPESTPAPPPPPPPPPPPGAGSGHLNIPLILEELRVLQQRQIHQMQMTEQICRQVLLLGSLGQTVGTPASPSELPGAGTASSTKPLLPLFSPIKPVQTTKTLAPSSSSSSSSSSGAETPKQAFFHLYHPLGSQHPFSAGGVGRSHKPAPAPSPALPGSTDQLIASPHLAFPGTTGLLAAQCLGAARGLEAAASPGLLKPKNGSGELGYGEVMGPLEKPGGRHKCRFCAKVFGSDSALQIHLRSHTGERPYKCNVCGNRFTTRGNLKVHFHRHREKYPHVQMNPHPVPEHLDYVITSSGLPYGMSVPPEKAEEEVAVPGGGVERKPLVASTTALSATESLTLLSTGAGTATAPALPAFNKFVLMKAVEPKSKADENTPPGSEGSAIAGVAESGTATRMQLSKLVTSLPSWALLTNHFKSTGSFPFPYVLEPLGASPSETSKLQQLVEKIDRQGAVAVASTASGAPTTSAPATSTAASSGPNQCVICLRVLSCPRALRLHYGQHGGERPFKCKVCGRAFSTRGNLRAHFVGHKASPAARAQNSCPICQKKFTNAVTLQQHVRMHLGGQIPNGGTTLSEGGGAAQENGSEQSTVSGVGTFPQQPSQQPSPEEELSEEEEEDEEEEEDVTDEDSLAGRGSESGGEKAISVRGDSEEASGAEEEVGTAAAVATSGKEMDSSEKVIQQPSLPPPPPPPDSLDQTRPMEQGGSDAAGGMEEGGKPERSSSPPSAHTREGEGGGGTSAEELSTQEAMRKEPGESSSRKACEVCGQTFPAQAALEEHQKTHPKEGPLFTCVFCRQSFLERAVLKKHMLLAHHQVQPFAPHGPQNIAALSLVPGCSPSITSPGLSPFPRKDDPTIP; encoded by the exons ATGTCTCGGCGAAAGCAGCGGAAACCCCAACAGTTAATCTCGGACTGCGAAGGTCCCAGCGCGTCTGAGAACG GTGATGCTAGCGAGGAGGACCACCCCCAAGTCTGTGCCAAGTGCTGCGCACAATTCACTGACCCAACTGAATTCCTCGCCCACCAGAATGCGTGTTCTACTGACCCCCCTGTAATGGTGATAATTGGGGGCCAGGAGAACCCCAACAACTCTTCGACCTCTTCTGAACCCCGGGCTGAGGGCCAAACTAGCCCCCGGGTCATGGAGGCAGAGCACAACAACCCTCCGGATTCTGGGTCCTCTGTGCCCACAGATCCCACCTGGGGCCCTGAGCGGAGAGTAGAGGAGCCTGCCGGGCACTTCCTGGTCGCTGCCACAGGTACGGCagcggggggaggcgggggcctGATCTTGGCTAGTCCCAAGCTGGGAGCGACCCCATTACCTCCAGAGTccacccccgcacccccccctcctcctcctccacctccgcCCCCAGGTGCAGGCAGCGGCCACTTGAACATCCCTCTGATCTTGGAAGAGCTGCGGGTGCTGCAGCAGCGGCAGATCCATCAGATGCAGATGACTGAGCAAATCTGCCGCCAGGTGCTGCTGCTTGGCTCCTTAGGCCAGACAGTGGGCACCCCTGCCAGTCCCTCCGAGTTACCTGGGGCAGGGACTGCCTCCTCCACCAAGCCCCTGCTTCCCCTCTTCAGCCCCATCAAGCCTGTCCAGACCACCAAGACCCTggcaccttcctcctcctcttcctcctcctcctcctcgggggCAGAAACGCCCAAGCAGGCTTTCTTCCATCTTTACCATCCACTGGGGTCACAGCACCCTTTTTCTGCCGGAGGGGTTGGGCGCAGCCACaaacccgcccccgccccctccccagccctgccaggcAGCACAGATCAGCTGATTGCCTCGCCTCACCTGGCGTTCCCAGGCACCACGGGACTCTTGGCAGCACAGTGTCTTGGGGCAGCTCGAGGCCTCGAGGCTGCTGCCTCCCCAGGGCTCCTGAAGCCAAAGAATGGAAGTGGTGAGCTGGGCTACGGGGAAGTGATGGGTCCCTTGGAGAAGCCTGGCGGACGGCACAAGTGCCGCTTCTGTGCCAAAGTATTTGGCAGTGACAGTGCCCTGCAGATCCACCTGCGCTCCCACACGGGTGAGAGGCCCTATAAGTGTAACGTCTGTGGCAACCGCTTCACCACCCGCGGCAACCTCAAAGTGCATTTTCACCGGCATCGCGAGAAGTACCCGCACGTGCAGATGAACCCTCACCCGGTGCCCGAGCACCTAGACTATGTCATCACCAGCAGCGGCCTGCCGTATGGTATGTCCGTGCCGCCGGAGAAGGCCGAGGAAGAGGTGGCGGTGCCAGGCGGGGGCGTGGAACGCAAGCCCCTGGTGGCCTCCACTACAGCACTTAGTGCCACCGAGAGCCTGACGCTGCTCTCCACCGGTGCGGGCACAGCCACGGCTCCCGCGCTCCCTGCTTTCAATAAGTTTGTGCTCATGAAGGCAGTAGAGCCAAAGAGTAAAGCCGATGAAAATACCCCTCCGGGGAGCGAGGGCTCAGCCATCGCCGGCGTGGCAGAAAGCGGCACGGCGACCCGAATGCAGCTGAGTAAGCTGGTGACTTCGCTACCCAGCTGGGCGCTGCTCACCAACCACTTTAAGTCCACAGGTagcttccccttcccctatgtgcTAGAGCCCTTGGGGGCCTCCCCCTCTGAGACCTCAAAGCTGCAGCAACTGGTAGAAAAGATTGATCGGCAGGGAGCCGTGGCAGTGGCGTCTACTGCCTCGGGCGCCCCCACCACCTCCGCGCCCGCGACCTCAACCGCTGCGTCATCTGGGCCTAACCAGTGTGTCATCTGCCTCCGGGTGCTGAGCTGTCCTCGGGCCCTGCGCCTGCATTACGGCCAACACGGAGGTGAGCGGCCCTTCAAATGCAAAGTGTGTGGCAGAGCTTTCTCCACGCGGGGCAATCTGCGTGCACATTTCGTGGGCCACAAGGCCAGTCCGGCAGCCCGGGCCCAGAACTCCTGCCCCATCTGCCAGAAGAAGTTCACTAACGCCGTGACTCTGCAGCAGCATGTTCGGATGCACCTGGGGGGCCAGATCCCCAACGGTGGCACCACACTCTCGGAAGGCGGGGGAGCTGCCCAGGAGAATGGCTCCGAGCAGTCCACAGTCTCCGGGGTGGGGACCTTCCCCCAGCAGCCGTCCCAGCAGCCATCCCCAGAAGAGGAGCTgtctgaagaggaggaagaggacgaggaagaggaagaagacgtGACTGATGAAGATTCCCTGGcagggaggggctcagagagCGGAGGTGAGAAGGCGATATCAGTGCGAGGTGATTCGGAAGAGGCAtctggggcagaggaggaagtgGGGACAGCGGCGGCGGTGGCCACGTCTGGGAAGGAGATGGATAGCAGTGAGAAGGTGATTCAGCAGCCTTCCCTGCCgcccccgccaccaccacccgACAGCCTGGATCAAACACGGCCCATGGAGCAGGGAGGCAGCGATGCCGCAGGAGGCATGGAAGAGGGGGGCAAACCAGAGAGGAGCTCGAGCCCACCGTCAGCACACACCCGGGAAGGGGAAGGCGGCGGCGGCACCTCGGCGGAGGAGCTGAGTACGCAGGAGGCGATGAGAAAGGAGCCGGGAGAGAGCAGCAGCAGAAAGGCCTGTGAGGTGTGTGGGCAGACCTTTCCCGCCCAGGCAGCCCTGGAGGAGCATCAGAAGACCCACCCCAAGGAGGGGCCGCTCTTCACTTGTGTGTTCTGCAGGCAGAGCTTTCTCGAGCGGGCTGTCCTCAAGAAGCATATGCTGCTGGCTCACCACCAGGTACAACCCTTTGCTCCCCACGGCCCTCAGAATATTGCTGCTCTTTCCTTGGTCCCAGGCTGCTCACCGTCCATCACATCCCCGGGGCTCTCCCCCTTTCCCCGAAAAGATGACCCCACCATCCCATGA